One segment of Ipomoea triloba cultivar NCNSP0323 chromosome 12, ASM357664v1 DNA contains the following:
- the LOC115998295 gene encoding pathogenesis-related protein STH-2-like yields the protein MGVTTYTHEVATSVAAPRMFKALFVDSHNLLPKVIPQTIKSIEIVQGDGGDGCIKKTNYLEDGTLKYGKHKFEVVDIDNLVCKYSLIQGDVMIDKVEIVYYEAKFEVSGNGGCVCKTTCKFHTKGDYALKEEEIKEGVDKAMELFKVVEQYLLANPSVYA from the exons atgggTGTGACTACCTATACCCATGAAGTGGCAACTTCAGTTGCAGCTCCTAGGATGTTCAAGGCTTTGTTTGTGGACTCACACAACCTCCTCCCAAAGGTGATCCCACAGACCATCAAGAGCATTGAAATTGTTCAGGGTGATGGTGGTGATGGGTGCATCAAGAAGACCAACTACCTTGAAG ATGGTACCTTAAAGTACGGGAAACACAAGTTTGAAGTGGTGGACATTGATAACTTGGTGTGCAAGTACTCATTGATCCAGGGAGACGTGATGATTGACAAAGTTGAAATCGTTTATTATGAGGCGAAGTTTGAAGTTAGTGGCAATGGTGGGTGTGTTTGCAAGACCACATGCAAGTTTCACACCAAGGGTGACTATGCTCTCAAAGAAGAGGAAATTAAGGAAGGCGTCGACAAGGCCATGGAACTTTTCAAGGTTGTCGAACAATACTTGCTTGCAAACCCAAGTGTCTATGCCTAA
- the LOC115999339 gene encoding cationic peroxidase 1-like, producing MGGSLLRLHFHDCIINGCDASILLDSTSTINSEKNANANTNNSARGFEVIDRIKSEVDKICGGPIVSCADILAVAARDSVVALGGPMWEVKLGRRDSTTASKDAANDNLPTPFMDLHKLITSPDFSNLYTPWFLACKEVAAMALYSASEDDRDTVICFLDFQEIKADPRNIQKPEIERLVSGHAA from the exons ATGGGTGGCTCTTTGTTGCGCCTACATTTTCACGATTGCATCATTAAT GGTTGTGATGCTTCGATTCTTCTAGACTCTACATCAACCATTAATAGTGAAAAGAATGCAAATGCTAACACAAATAATTCTGCTCGAGGTTTTGAGGTTATTGATAGAATTAAGTCAGAAGTTGATAAAATTTGTGGTGGTCCAATAGTTTCTTGTGCAGACATTTTGGCAGTAGCAGCTCGGGACTCCGTAGTTGCG ttaGGAGGACCAATGTGGGAGGTGAAACTAGGAAGGAGGGACTCTACTACAGCTAGCAAAGATGCAGCAAACGATAATCTTCCAACTCCCTTCATGGACTTGCATAAATTGATAACTTCTCCTGACTTCTCGAATTTATACACTCCCTG GTTTCTAGCTTGTAAA GAAGTTGCAGCAATGGCTCTATATTCAGCCTCTGAAGATGATCGAGACACAGTCATTTGTTTCTTGGATTTCCAGGAAATCAAGGCAGACCCTAGGAACATACAGAAACCAGAGATAGAGCGTCTAGTATCTGGGCATGCAGCCTAA